The genome window CTTGGTTGTttctttctacttctaaaatttttgctattgtttgtaaatgtaaagctatagaacgatatttttggtgttgttgtttttcaagtttataaaagatctagggttgtgacttccacctaggtggttacctaacgggttgtgggctttagggcATATTTCGTTGGTCagggtgtaatatagcaatcaacacgcgattacccactcgatacctcttggtagttagagtggttttgcccaatttggctttctcaagtccaaatgggtaattcacaaaacCGTAGTTATATGCTCAAGTCGgatcttactatctctagattcaaccctttaattggggctatcaatttcttgagttcaccccaatttcttgttagccaagatttcctagacttagtctctctttctcaagtagagactaagtcaattagacATGAATCAacgtttgcaaccattaattctcaaattcaagcaagaactaggctaaatatcatacacccaacCTTAAACAAAAACACCCATTAAGTATCCACACTaaggttgagtcacaaccctagctagaattTAGTTACTCATaggcaaaaatgaagaaactaaggaagaaaataagattaaactaataatagatgataaagggatgaaaatccaatgttaaaatgataaactaatacaaAGTTTCCCAAAGCATTAAAGGAAAAATGATTATCTACTTTCtggtgttcaaacttgacctaaatttgacaaaaagaactatttatacacagctgaaattatcggacaaaattgcccctgcagaggttctgcggccgcacaattctgtgtgcggtccgcactttgaagctgggcttgacaggatggacttctgcggccgcacgtCTTCAGATTCTATGGACcgtacatttctgagtgcggccgcactcttgaatttgagcttgacaggagggacttctgcggaccgcacatttctgagtgcagccgcactcttgaattctgtggccgcacaataatagtgcggtccgtaCTTCTTCATGGACTCAGAATTCCATCTCTTTGAacctcatcttctgcggccgtacaattattgtgcggcccgCACTTTGCAAAGGAATTCTGTCAGAGGTCCTTCATAGTCTGCGACCGCACTCaatattgtgtggtccgcactttgctctttttttgcttggttttagtccttgtccaaacatagtccttcttgagttgaatttcatcgttTTGGCTCTTTTTTCAATGCTCatgcaagtaagcacattttatcagttttcgggaatacctttaagcagttttgagctaaaactaaagtaaaagagtgcaaataagtagtcaaaatccctacttatcacctAACAAGTCACGGTCtcgatcctcgtcgatgctcgagaatggagCCTTACTAGCCCGACGGGCAAGTTTTATTAGtccccctcgatagagtcggggactgtacagacgcatgagatgatcgatggtgaaagGACACCTTTCGATTTTGTTTACGAAGAAGCGGAGAATAATTACTATCATCTAGAAAAAGGGATGAATTTGACCTAGGGTCAtctcgtacctcttacagaagtgatgatgaccggatccaaagggcccaacgtgaagggataaatGTAAATACTTAAAAAAAACCTTCACATGGGTAGTAATCGCTTCCTTGTGCAAAGGAACCACTACGTGCTTATCAGCCTAGTTGCAGTCTTCATTGACCTTGGAGAGGAAGTTGTCGGTgatgagcatatatatctcgagaccggTACACACCGACACGGTACCTAGGAAGTTTTCTCGACCTTGAAATCGGCACTGATTGGGCACCCCGTAGGAACAAACATCTTCAGAGGAGGTTTCGGTGTCGGTTCCTCAGTAGCAGCAGATAAAACGTTTTCCTCTACATTCGGTCGCGAGGCAGAGGGACTTTCTTTTTGGGGAATGGACtttgaagtcttcgccatttcttTGATATGTGAAGGAAAGAGAGGAAATTTAAAGATTAAGTTTGATGGTAAAAACAAATCTAAAGTTCTTGTGAAAAGATTTCAGAATAGCCAAAGAGTAAATACTCGAAAAGTATTGAAATTTCTAAGAAACAAGAGTAGAGaagatttggatgtaaaaagTTTGAATGAACGAAGAAGGAGATATTTATAGTTCCCAAATGACGGTTCAAAGCCGTAAGTGGCCGACCAGCGCCTGACGAGCATTTAATGCCATGAAGATGTGACTGACAAGACGTTTTATTCAATTTGTCGTTTCTGACGAGGAACACCGAGGAGAGATATCGgaggctcatatcgtttctcatcgATTATTCtctgaaaaacgaggggactgtctgtatacggtcgaagtcGAGCTCGACTTCAACTTGGTAGATTAGGTTTGGAACATGGCGACCACGGACTGAAGATCGACCTTGAGTTTCACCAAGCTAGAACCCGAGGTCGGAAAACTTTGCCTtcgaggaaaattgagtccggtgtcgaccttagcctcgaacgAGCTCGAGGATAACTAACAGAAGACCAAACTATCCGCGACTGGACAGATATTACGGcaagaatctcggcacgtattaGTAAGGAACGGGTAATCAGCGAAttaagagatttttaccttttatagaaatgtacctagaataggactcctctactatataaaaggggtctgataattcattaagaacattgtaacacgcatccctaagcaatatattattatttttagctcTTATTTTCCCATCATTATGTTCCGGCATCGATTAAAGCATTTTTGACTCAGGGGTGATCGACCTTCAAGGCTAagattgttcaacttgtgtggtttgcatttaccttttcatcgtttatttcaatattaatttgatttctcattttgtatcaagttagatcacgtatccttaaaactacgtataaatttaattgttatccgattttgagggtaaacatatAGTACAATAACCTTCAATATTAGCattatggctgtccaacgggacgggacaaaattaacgggacgggacgacatttagccgagacggtggcgggacgggacgaaacggtagtcccatcccgtcccgctaacaaacgggatgggacgggacgggacgggacgggttcgcgggccttaagtgctgtttttaaaaaaaaatatttaagcattgagtttggcaacggctattcttttgacaatgactaagtttttaaagtttgcaacaactagtttttttaacttatttaataaacttaaaaattaaacggaaattagaaaactaagtaaagaattatcaaatattaaaacaaaagacctgtaatgaaatattctaataattataaatttataatagagttataatttatttaatataatttcaagccattaagtaactaagtaagagtgtaagacaatataaaaaaaaatcaacgcttagagccttttattttattaatagaactttcaaatctcacatacaaatataattcttttgaagagcatcTAATCtatgcagccaccttctaggaagggttctgtttgaactaagactcttagtagccaattacaaattatcatactaatatttgtaagctcctatataacttcgttataacttctataatttctctcggacattgttctggaattggcaatgttgattgatgttccatgagttccatgatgtcatcgctcccagtgctaagtatctcattgtattcttttttttccctagtggttaattttttaaaaccaagatttcttctttctgaattaatccaatctctgaataatacggaaatctctaggatgtcctccgctaatgaatgtctatgatcttcgatttgaaatcttgtcgcgctaaaagcactctctgatgctactgatgatgcttgaatagcaaggatatctcaggccattattgaaagtgttggaaaagtcttgccacgctccctccaccatgccaaaagttgttcgttgtcttcttcgtctttaatactttccaatccttgattaagataagaatcaagttcaccatcaatagaggaatcaaaacctgttatatcatccatatcttcccatagaacttctactctagacttagaactagaaggagcagtttcaccacATGTTGTtttcatagatttatatttatcaaacattgatctaacataagaatatatgttagcttggcagtcttcgagagatggttgttcattttcttgaattgctaaattctcataaattttacgaataAGTCtctttgcacctcttaattttaaagatgggttaagtatagtagaaattaaataaacttggggaatagggaaaaaatgctttttaaattttgaaattatttaattaatagccGGTGCATTagttggattagttttatacttaccaaatacaatagaaattccacaaatataccataatatttgtgtaatagtaggataatatataccaaaaaattattttgtagcataataaaaATTTTCTAAAATTTAGTAACCAATTGGAGCCGTTTCCCAACGActagaattcaaaaaaaaaaaaggacaagggacgggacgggacagacggaacgaaatgggacgggacaaacgggacgaaatggccatcccgtcccatcccgtgtcccgtttaacatgggcccatcccgtttagaattaagtgggacgggatgggacgggaccaggaggtcccgttggacagccttaaTTAGCATATCTTAGCAGCAACTCACTCTTTTGCCTCCAAGATTTGAATTCAATACCATAAGAGAAAGAAGTATGATTCCTTTTATGAACAATTAGCATGTTACAATAAATACAATCTCCTTACAATAAGACGAAATCCCTATTTAGATATCTCCTCGTGCACGGTCCTTCCCAGCTTTTAGCGGAGGGCTTATCATACTCATGGATTATGCGATTGCATTCACAATAACTCAAGTATGCTGGGTTTGCTTCCTCATTCTATATCTTGGTCAAGAAGGTGCTGTACAATTTCACCATCTGGCATGGATGGTGAAAGACATTGACATTTCGCAGCAAAAATTTTATCAAAACGAAAGACAGAAACTTCAACAACGATTAGTGGGATCCAGGCTGCAACCCAAACATCATCCCATGCTCGCTTACACTACCTGCAGATAATCGTCTCATTTTTTGCCATAGCCTCCTGGTTTTTCCTGTTCTGAAAGGACCTGAGCTTGAGTACCTCCTAAATGGACTGGAATCTTTCTTTCCAAATCTTGCTAATGGACTCAGTAAATCGGACATTGAGAGTCCCCTCTCAACATCCAGCTCACTGTCGGAGTTAGAGACCGGTGATCGAGGGTTCAAAAGTTGGCCCGAAGCTGTACTCATCCTAGCGTCCATGTCAATAGATAGATCATCTCGGCTACAACTTCGAGACACGAATTCTTTTGTCTGTTCACCTTCGCTGCACACCAACTTCAAAGCCTGGACGACCTCACCCATGAAAGGCCTGTGCGATACCTCTGGTTGAACACACATTGAAGCAATAGCAGCTACTTTTACAATGTCATCAAAAGGGAAATCAGGCCCCAAAGTAGAGTCCACGATCAACTCCAGACCACCACCTTCACTCGTTAGGAGTGGGCGTGCCCAAGCCACTAAATTCTCTTGACCAGGTGGTTGGGACATATCCACCGGCTTTCTTCCGGTTAGCAGCTCAAGTAGGACAACCCCATAGCTGTAAACATCACTCTTTACAAGGAGATGCCCCGTCATAGCATATTCTGGAGCTACATACCTGGTATAATAACAAAGTCAGAAATGTACATCTGAAGAATCAATTGTTAACACAGATGGTAGAGGTttacttatagtcaaatttcaaTGTCATCGACTATGTATTAACCCATATTCAGGGAAAATAACAAATAAGGCATTTACAAAAATTATACTGCAGGCAAGCAAACCAGCATGAAGCAGCTGACCTGCTCAATGCTTCAGGCCTTCGAATAGAAAGAATGGCGAGACGACTGgcctaatgaaaataagaatttaagtcgGCGAATATTTTACCCAAAAGTTCCCATGACTCGAGTGGATATGTGTCTGTTTTCTTCATCTAATGCAGCTCTAGCCAAACCAAAATCAGACACTTTTGGGGTGAAATCATGTTCCAGTAAGATGTTGCTAGATTTAAAATCCCTGTGTATGACACGGGGACTGGAATCTTCATGCAAATAGGCCAGGCCTCGGGCAGCACCAAGTGCTATTTTCATTCGGTCATGCCAATCAAGTGGAGAAATTTCCTTGTCAACACCTGAAAAACAGACAGTTTTAGCCAGTCTGAAATCTAAATACTACATGGCTTCACCCAAAAAGTTAGGAGGGACCCAAATGGAATATTACCATGAAGGTGAGATTCCACGCTGCCATTTGGCATGAGCTCATAAACTAAACAGCGACTGCGCTCCTCAATACATATGCCTATCAGCTTGACCAAGTTCCGATGATGGAGGCGGCTCAGCATCTCTACTTCAGCCAAAAATTCACGACCACCCTGCTGGTCGTCTCTCTTGAGGATTTTCACTGCCACTTTCATCCCATCATCAAGCACACCACTATAAACACGACCAAATCCCCCTTCACCTAGTACTCTTGCTTCATTGAAGTTGTCAGTTGCTCTCTCAATTTCAGTTGAGCTGAATGTTCTAGCTGAACCAGTATAAGCAGCAAAGCTAGAACTAAAGGATAATGAAGGAGAGTTCGGCCTGCTCCCAATCATGGAGGCTGCAATCCCTACAGTATGCATAAAGATCAGAAACTAATTCTGTAGGTCTTTATTACACAAGACTCATGAGAACCACAAATTTGTCCACATTTTAAATGTATATTAACTACTCAATTGATGTGCTTGGTTCACATGATAAAATTGTGAAGCTTAAAGGTTCCCTAAGGCACCCCATTAAGAGTTGACACTTCAAGATATTCCAGTCAAAAGACATTGGATGATTCACCATATTATCATTAAGAATTAACCAGTTAACTTGTTCTATATGCCATTTCATATATTTGGACATTCATTCCATTGTATGCTCAGGATAAGAAGTAAAAGAAACTGCATTGAGCAACACATAGCATATTCAAAACTACAACATGATTTTAATTTCCCCTAATATAGTATTTACCTGGAATGCTACAAAGGCATGATGATAAGGGAGGTTAGACTTCTGAATTTCACTGTTTGAATTTCTTTTTCGGCACGAATTAAGAGAACTTATGACAGGATAAGAACACTAGGCAAACCAGATTGCACTATATCATATACATGTAAAGAGAAGGATTTAACCTGATGACTTTGCAAGGGACGGTAATGTAGTTGGCGGAGTTGGGTCTGACTGACATCCGCGATCTCTATGTCTGAAAAGCAAAACCCATGCCGCGGCACAGCATAAAATAACTGCGACAGAGGCTGACAATACAATTACTGCTATGACACTCCGATTTGGCCCACTTTTGTGCCGTTGCCTGCTCACATCAACGCCAAGGGGATGTATGGTCCTTCCGTTATTATCACCAGGATATGGTCGGCTACCTATGGTATCAATGTCTGAAGCTGCTGAAGGAGGGGATGGAGGAAGACCTGTACATATAACAATTCTATTTAAGTACTCAGGACATAGCAAGTGGCATCAAGATGACATGAATGCATTAGGGATGATTCCGGTACCTGGATATTGCACATACAATACATCATAATCACCAAAGAGTGATGCTTTTATAAGAACTTGTTTGTGCCAGAATCTTTGAGATGTCAGAAATGCTGTAGTGTTATCAAATTTTTCTCCAAGGGGTACCAAATCAATAAGGACAATGGTCTTTTCTGGATACTGGCTGGCTGAATTTGCTCCCATAATACGGACTTGACTTGGATCTATAAATACACCAACAGCGATTTCTGTAGCCAGCTCCGAAACCAAAGGGAAGAAGGTGTAAAGTGCAACACTAAGGCGTAGTCCAACTCGCATGggcaagacacaaacacaaggtgcTTTTGGTGGACCATTTGTGAAAGGCTCCGCACAAGCCAATGATGCACAATCTGCAACATCAACATCATGGTTTGAAATCGTTAGTGGGGCAAAACCTGGCAACTTGTGCATAAAGGATCTATATCATTTAGAGGAGATATCTGAGACAGATAACAGTTACCTTCGTTAGGAGGTGGCGGTGGTAGTGCTTGAAATGGATGCGGTATCTTTGGATGCCTTGGTGAAGACCCAACGGGAGACATTTTAGgggaaagaaatggctcttgcAATGGCAAAGATGATATAGAGATAAGCATCAACTATGCATTGGATGAAAAATATAATGTAAGGTTAATGCCTTGATTATGGATTGCATGAAAAGGAAAAATATGACATACTCTTACTTTTAGTTGGTCTAGATGAAGCATCCGGAGAGGGTGCTATTGCAGGAGAATCATGGCTTTCTGGAGATGTTAAAGGCGCAAGAAGTGGCGGGACCGATGATCCTGTAAAGTAGGAATTATCagaatcattttttttttcttttgcaactCCTTTGTTTGTAGAGAGGCAAATGGGTAGCTAACTGAGGATGACTAGAATGATCACAAACCTGCAGTTAACGGTGAATGAGATTGGTGCCTAAGGTTAGTCTTTGGATATGATTTTGTGTGAAACGAAGGAGATGGAGGTATCAATGGACCTTCATTAATTATTGACCAAATTTTTGTCAGTGGCATATATCAGAATGAGGATATCAACTGACATATTTCTCAGGTAAGATACAGAACCTTGTTCAGTTGAAAGATGAGGATGAACTTCATAAGATGACGGAGTGATTGCTGTCATGTTATCTTTTAGGTGGTGATCCCTCTGAAATGAGGTTGAAGGTGCAGATAAAGGAGGATATAATCTTTCCTTGGGGGGAGAATTAAAGAATTTATGAGGAGCATTAGTAGAGGATCCCATGGCTTTGTGTTCAGTAGGAGCTACAAG of Nicotiana tomentosiformis chromosome 7, ASM39032v3, whole genome shotgun sequence contains these proteins:
- the LOC104114212 gene encoding receptor-like serine/threonine-protein kinase ALE2 isoform X5 yields the protein MGGVWLQLLCLVLEVCVFALVFQGSAGFSLSPSPSASSAIPPIEEGIPSSVSHGKAFRSNAPAPAFELNGTSSPPANVLPPLTSNPVPQPKEALTPSLQPSAPTLLPPSSSAPPAMSSAPPPVASLPDPPIKWNDPAPVLPPSAPKRERAEQPVAVPEAPAPVSSPGRKSPEDAPTKAPPLPGSKPPSESRAPESPLSSIAPVVNMPAPRGKPHNSLPTVPRNPEVSPSIPPVLNAPAPRGNPENPLPTHPIIPEVSPSVPPVKHDISPVSTLWPSNHHKRASAPVAAPPNGIISQHPAKAPTEHKAMGSSTNAPHKFFNSPPKERLYPPLSAPSTSFQRDHHLKDNMTAITPSSYEVHPHLSTEQGPLIPPSPSFHTKSYPKTNLRHQSHSPLTAGSSVPPLLAPLTSPESHDSPAIAPSPDASSRPTKKPFLSPKMSPVGSSPRHPKIPHPFQALPPPPPNEDCASLACAEPFTNGPPKAPCVCVLPMRVGLRLSVALYTFFPLVSELATEIAVGVFIDPSQVRIMGANSASQYPEKTIVLIDLVPLGEKFDNTTAFLTSQRFWHKQVLIKASLFGDYDVLYVQYPGLPPSPPSAASDIDTIGSRPYPGDNNGRTIHPLGVDVSRQRHKSGPNRSVIAVIVLSASVAVILCCAAAWVLLFRHRDRGCQSDPTPPTTLPSLAKSSGIAASMIGSRPNSPSLSFSSSFAAYTGSARTFSSTEIERATDNFNEARVLGEGGFGRVYSGVLDDGMKVAVKILKRDDQQGGREFLAEVEMLSRLHHRNLVKLIGICIEERSRCLVYELMPNGSVESHLHGVDKEISPLDWHDRMKIALGAARGLAYLHEDSSPRVIHRDFKSSNILLEHDFTPKVSDFGLARAALDEENRHISTRVMGTFGYVAPEYAMTGHLLVKSDVYSYGVVLLELLTGRKPVDMSQPPGQENLVAWARPLLTSEGGGLELIVDSTLGPDFPFDDIVKVAAIASMCVQPEVSHRPFMGEVVQALKLVCSEGEQTKEFVSRSCSRDDLSIDMDARMSTASGQLLNPRSPVSNSDSELDVERGLSMSDLLSPLARFGKKDSSPFRRYSSSGPFRTGKTRRLWQKMRRLSAGSVSEHGMMFGLQPGSH
- the LOC104114212 gene encoding receptor-like serine/threonine-protein kinase ALE2 isoform X1, whose amino-acid sequence is MGGVWLQLLCLVLEVCVFALVFQGSAGFSLSPSPSASSAIPPIEEGIPSSVSHGKAFRSNAPAPAFELNGTSSPPANVLPPLTSNPVPQPKEALTPSLQPSAPTLLPPSSSAPPAMSSAPPPVASLPDPPIKWNDPAPVLPPSAPKRERAEQPVAVPEAPAPVSSPGRKSPEDAPTKAPPLPGSKPPSESRAPESPLSSIAPVVNMPAPRGKPHNSLPTVPRNPEVSPSIPPVLNAPAPRGNPENPLPTHPIIPEVSPSVPPVLNAPSPRGKPQKPLPVRPTNPEVSPSIPPVTVAPPPRKLPNNSPPSHPRIPLKPPSSSPVKHDISPVSTLWPSNHHKRASAPVAAPPNGIISQHPAKAPTEHKAMGSSTNAPHKFFNSPPKERLYPPLSAPSTSFQRDHHLKDNMTAITPSSYEVHPHLSTEQGPLIPPSPSFHTKSYPKTNLRHQSHSPLTAGSSVPPLLAPLTSPESHDSPAIAPSPDASSRPTKKPFLSPKMSPVGSSPRHPKIPHPFQALPPPPPNEDCASLACAEPFTNGPPKAPCVCVLPMRVGLRLSVALYTFFPLVSELATEIAVGVFIDPSQVRIMGANSASQYPEKTIVLIDLVPLGEKFDNTTAFLTSQRFWHKQVLIKASLFGDYDVLYVQYPGLPPSPPSAASDIDTIGSRPYPGDNNGRTIHPLGVDVSRQRHKSGPNRSVIAVIVLSASVAVILCCAAAWVLLFRHRDRGCQSDPTPPTTLPSLAKSSGIAASMIGSRPNSPSLSFSSSFAAYTGSARTFSSTEIERATDNFNEARVLGEGGFGRVYSGVLDDGMKVAVKILKRDDQQGGREFLAEVEMLSRLHHRNLVKLIGICIEERSRCLVYELMPNGSVESHLHGVDKEISPLDWHDRMKIALGAARGLAYLHEDSSPRVIHRDFKSSNILLEHDFTPKVSDFGLARAALDEENRHISTRVMGTFGYVAPEYAMTGHLLVKSDVYSYGVVLLELLTGRKPVDMSQPPGQENLVAWARPLLTSEGGGLELIVDSTLGPDFPFDDIVKVAAIASMCVQPEVSHRPFMGEVVQALKLVCSEGEQTKEFVSRSCSRDDLSIDMDARMSTASGQLLNPRSPVSNSDSELDVERGLSMSDLLSPLARFGKKDSSPFRRYSSSGPFRTGKTRRLWQKMRRLSAGSVSEHGMMFGLQPGSH
- the LOC104114212 gene encoding receptor-like serine/threonine-protein kinase ALE2 isoform X4 — encoded protein: MGGVWLQLLCLVLEVCVFALVFQGSAGFSLSPSPSASSAIPPIEEGIPSSVSHGKAFRSNAPAPAFELNGTSSPPANVLPPLTSNPVPQPKEALTPSLQPSAPTLLPPSSSAPPAMSSAPPPVASLPDPPIKWNDPAPVLPPSAPKRERAEQPVAVPEAPAPVSSPGRKSPEDAPTKAPPLPGSKPPSESRAPESPLSSIAPVVNMPAPRGKPHNSLPTVPRNPEVSPSIPPVLNAPAPRGNPENPLPTHPIIPEVSPSVPPVLNAPSPRGKPQKPLPVRPTNPEVSPSIPPVKHDISPVSTLWPSNHHKRASAPVAAPPNGIISQHPAKAPTEHKAMGSSTNAPHKFFNSPPKERLYPPLSAPSTSFQRDHHLKDNMTAITPSSYEVHPHLSTEQGPLIPPSPSFHTKSYPKTNLRHQSHSPLTAGSSVPPLLAPLTSPESHDSPAIAPSPDASSRPTKKPFLSPKMSPVGSSPRHPKIPHPFQALPPPPPNEDCASLACAEPFTNGPPKAPCVCVLPMRVGLRLSVALYTFFPLVSELATEIAVGVFIDPSQVRIMGANSASQYPEKTIVLIDLVPLGEKFDNTTAFLTSQRFWHKQVLIKASLFGDYDVLYVQYPGLPPSPPSAASDIDTIGSRPYPGDNNGRTIHPLGVDVSRQRHKSGPNRSVIAVIVLSASVAVILCCAAAWVLLFRHRDRGCQSDPTPPTTLPSLAKSSGIAASMIGSRPNSPSLSFSSSFAAYTGSARTFSSTEIERATDNFNEARVLGEGGFGRVYSGVLDDGMKVAVKILKRDDQQGGREFLAEVEMLSRLHHRNLVKLIGICIEERSRCLVYELMPNGSVESHLHGVDKEISPLDWHDRMKIALGAARGLAYLHEDSSPRVIHRDFKSSNILLEHDFTPKVSDFGLARAALDEENRHISTRVMGTFGYVAPEYAMTGHLLVKSDVYSYGVVLLELLTGRKPVDMSQPPGQENLVAWARPLLTSEGGGLELIVDSTLGPDFPFDDIVKVAAIASMCVQPEVSHRPFMGEVVQALKLVCSEGEQTKEFVSRSCSRDDLSIDMDARMSTASGQLLNPRSPVSNSDSELDVERGLSMSDLLSPLARFGKKDSSPFRRYSSSGPFRTGKTRRLWQKMRRLSAGSVSEHGMMFGLQPGSH
- the LOC104114212 gene encoding receptor-like serine/threonine-protein kinase ALE2 isoform X2; this encodes MGGVWLQLLCLVLEVCVFALVFQGSAGFSLSPSPSASSAIPPIEEGIPSSVSHGKAFRSNAPAPAFELNGTSSPPANVLPPLTSNPVPQPKEALTPSLQPSAPTLLPPSSSAPPAMSSAPPPVASLPDPPIKWNDPAPVLPPSAPKRERAEQPVAVPEAPAPVSSPGRKSPEDAPTKAPPLPGSKPPSESRAPESPLSSIAPVVNMPAPRGKPHNSLPTVPRNPEVSPSIPPVLNAPAPRGNPENPLPTHPIIPEVSPSVPPVLNAPSPRGKPQKPLPVRPTNPEVSPSIPPVTVAPPPRKLPNNSPPSHPRIPLKPPSSSPVKHDISPVSTLWPSNHHKRASAPVAAPPNGIISQHPAKAPTEHKAMGSSTNAPHKFFNSPPKERLYPPLSAPSTSFQRDHHLKDNMTAITPSSYEVHPHLSTEQGPLIPPSPSFHTKSYPKTNLRHQSHSPLTAGSSVPPLLAPLTSPESHDSPAIAPSPDASSRPTKKPFLSPKMSPVGSSPRHPKIPHPFQALPPPPPNEDCASLACAEPFTNGPPKAPCVCVLPMRVGLRLSVALYTFFPLVSELATEIAVGVFIDPSQVRIMGANSASQYPEKTIVLIDLVPLGEKFDNTTAFLTSQRFWHKQVLIKASLFGDYDVLYVQYPGLPPSPPSAASDIDTIGSRPYPGDNNGRTIHPLGVDVSRQRHKSGPNRSVIAVIVLSASVAVILCCAAAWVLLFRHRDRGCQSDPTPPTTLPSLAKSSASMIGSRPNSPSLSFSSSFAAYTGSARTFSSTEIERATDNFNEARVLGEGGFGRVYSGVLDDGMKVAVKILKRDDQQGGREFLAEVEMLSRLHHRNLVKLIGICIEERSRCLVYELMPNGSVESHLHGVDKEISPLDWHDRMKIALGAARGLAYLHEDSSPRVIHRDFKSSNILLEHDFTPKVSDFGLARAALDEENRHISTRVMGTFGYVAPEYAMTGHLLVKSDVYSYGVVLLELLTGRKPVDMSQPPGQENLVAWARPLLTSEGGGLELIVDSTLGPDFPFDDIVKVAAIASMCVQPEVSHRPFMGEVVQALKLVCSEGEQTKEFVSRSCSRDDLSIDMDARMSTASGQLLNPRSPVSNSDSELDVERGLSMSDLLSPLARFGKKDSSPFRRYSSSGPFRTGKTRRLWQKMRRLSAGSVSEHGMMFGLQPGSH
- the LOC104114212 gene encoding receptor-like serine/threonine-protein kinase ALE2 isoform X8; its protein translation is MGGVWLQLLCLVLEVCVFALVFQGSAGFSLSPSPSASSAIPPIEEGIPSSVSHGKAFRSNAPAPAFELNGTSSPPANVLPPLTSNPVPQPKEALTPSLQPSAPTLLPPSSSAPPAMSSAPPPVASLPDPPIKWNDPAPVLPPSAPKRERAEQPVAVPEAPAPVSSPGRKSPEDAPTKAPPLPGSKPPSESRAPESPLSSIAPAPRGKPHNSLPTVPRNPEVSPSIPPVKHDISPVSTLWPSNHHKRASAPVAAPPNGIISQHPAKAPTEHKAMGSSTNAPHKFFNSPPKERLYPPLSAPSTSFQRDHHLKDNMTAITPSSYEVHPHLSTEQGPLIPPSPSFHTKSYPKTNLRHQSHSPLTAGSSVPPLLAPLTSPESHDSPAIAPSPDASSRPTKKPFLSPKMSPVGSSPRHPKIPHPFQALPPPPPNEDCASLACAEPFTNGPPKAPCVCVLPMRVGLRLSVALYTFFPLVSELATEIAVGVFIDPSQVRIMGANSASQYPEKTIVLIDLVPLGEKFDNTTAFLTSQRFWHKQVLIKASLFGDYDVLYVQYPGLPPSPPSAASDIDTIGSRPYPGDNNGRTIHPLGVDVSRQRHKSGPNRSVIAVIVLSASVAVILCCAAAWVLLFRHRDRGCQSDPTPPTTLPSLAKSSGIAASMIGSRPNSPSLSFSSSFAAYTGSARTFSSTEIERATDNFNEARVLGEGGFGRVYSGVLDDGMKVAVKILKRDDQQGGREFLAEVEMLSRLHHRNLVKLIGICIEERSRCLVYELMPNGSVESHLHGVDKEISPLDWHDRMKIALGAARGLAYLHEDSSPRVIHRDFKSSNILLEHDFTPKVSDFGLARAALDEENRHISTRVMGTFGYVAPEYAMTGHLLVKSDVYSYGVVLLELLTGRKPVDMSQPPGQENLVAWARPLLTSEGGGLELIVDSTLGPDFPFDDIVKVAAIASMCVQPEVSHRPFMGEVVQALKLVCSEGEQTKEFVSRSCSRDDLSIDMDARMSTASGQLLNPRSPVSNSDSELDVERGLSMSDLLSPLARFGKKDSSPFRRYSSSGPFRTGKTRRLWQKMRRLSAGSVSEHGMMFGLQPGSH